The following coding sequences lie in one Sphaerochaeta sp. genomic window:
- a CDS encoding methylenetetrahydrofolate reductase: MKVTEILAKATKPLFTFEVVPPLKGANIQSLLQTIRTLSAYQPAYINITNHQSEVVYVDRPDGLVERKVVHKRPGTVALSALIQYTFGIPVVSHIICGGQSAEEIENSLVELNFLGIDNVLALRGDPPAGQKRFVPVPGGWSHSDQLVGQIVDLNHGKYLEETVKAPVATDFCIGVAGYPEKHAEAPNGEDDIANLKRKVEKGAGYVVTQLFYDNARYYAFVDACRTAGITCPIIPGLKPLSSRKDLETIPQTFHVDIPKDLADAVQKAPDLKAIKAVGVEWAIMQTKDLLSHQVPGVHYYTLGKPEAVAGVVEASF; this comes from the coding sequence ATGAAAGTCACTGAGATTCTTGCCAAGGCGACAAAACCACTGTTCACCTTTGAAGTCGTTCCCCCGTTGAAGGGAGCCAACATCCAGTCATTGCTGCAGACCATCCGGACGCTCAGCGCATACCAACCGGCGTACATCAACATCACCAACCATCAGAGCGAGGTGGTGTATGTCGACCGGCCGGACGGATTGGTGGAACGGAAGGTGGTCCACAAGCGGCCGGGGACGGTTGCCCTCTCCGCGTTGATCCAGTATACGTTCGGCATTCCGGTGGTCAGCCACATCATCTGCGGCGGCCAAAGCGCCGAGGAGATCGAGAACAGCCTGGTGGAGCTGAATTTTCTGGGGATCGACAACGTCCTGGCCCTGCGTGGCGATCCTCCGGCCGGCCAGAAGCGGTTCGTTCCGGTCCCCGGCGGGTGGAGCCACAGCGACCAACTGGTCGGGCAGATCGTCGATCTGAACCATGGGAAATATCTGGAAGAGACGGTGAAAGCGCCGGTCGCCACAGATTTCTGCATCGGGGTGGCGGGCTACCCGGAAAAGCACGCCGAGGCACCCAACGGGGAAGACGACATCGCCAACCTGAAACGGAAGGTGGAGAAGGGGGCGGGGTACGTCGTCACCCAACTGTTCTATGACAACGCCCGCTACTACGCGTTCGTCGACGCCTGCCGCACGGCGGGCATCACCTGTCCGATCATCCCCGGCCTGAAGCCGCTCTCCAGCAGGAAGGATCTGGAGACCATTCCCCAGACGTTCCACGTGGACATTCCCAAGGATCTTGCCGATGCGGTGCAGAAGGCACCCGACCTGAAGGCGATCAAGGCCGTCGGAGTGGAGTGGGCCATCATGCAGACCAAGGATCTGCTTTCCCATCAGGTACCGGGCGTCCACTACTATACGCTGGGCAAACCGGAGGCGGTGGCCGGCGTGGTGGAGGCCTCGTTCTGA